From the Phycisphaerales bacterium AB-hyl4 genome, one window contains:
- the rpmH gene encoding 50S ribosomal protein L34, protein MSTHYPKRRSLRKRVRKFGFRARMKTKNGRKLLNRRRRIGSTLEVRRRF, encoded by the coding sequence ACGCACTACCCCAAACGACGCAGCCTGAGAAAGCGCGTCCGCAAGTTTGGTTTCCGAGCACGCATGAAGACGAAGAACGGCCGCAAACTGCTGAACCGTCGCCGCCGCATCGGCAGCACGCTCGAAGTACGTCGCCGCTT